Proteins from a genomic interval of Chloroflexota bacterium:
- a CDS encoding amidohydrolase family protein gives MIVDADAHVTVPYEIFAERLDGIPTDRKPRPIHLDGREFWVIDGKLAPKLGGFGQGTPGGFGTRRIGAQDYYVDNVPGRLSDMDREGVQIQVLYPDLILVNPGIENPDVASAISRAWNDHLAERCAAAPDRLKRVAVVALQDPLQAAHELRRAVVELGCVGAVTPPLVGSRLLDHRDFEPFFEEADRLQAAIAIHGVTGVYEQPWQDLFDTWFGSRTVAVPISYMVAMTSLFQGHMLERYPHVRFGFFEAGGCGWVPYWTERLDDQIATRSKQDTPASEYIRQGRLFFSCEPDERGLPDVVARIGDGCILYASDYPHGDTKWPNTVSALRAIPGLEESAAERILGDNAGHFYRCLAD, from the coding sequence ATGATCGTCGACGCGGACGCCCATGTAACCGTGCCGTATGAGATTTTCGCCGAGCGACTCGACGGCATCCCCACCGACCGCAAGCCCCGCCCAATTCATCTCGACGGTCGCGAATTCTGGGTGATCGATGGCAAACTCGCACCGAAGCTCGGCGGGTTCGGCCAGGGCACGCCCGGCGGATTTGGAACGCGCCGGATCGGCGCGCAGGACTACTACGTCGACAACGTGCCTGGCCGGCTCTCGGACATGGACCGGGAAGGCGTACAGATCCAGGTGCTCTATCCAGACTTGATCCTCGTCAATCCCGGCATCGAAAACCCGGATGTCGCCAGCGCGATCTCGCGGGCCTGGAACGATCACCTCGCCGAGCGATGCGCAGCCGCCCCGGACCGACTGAAGCGCGTCGCGGTCGTGGCGCTCCAGGATCCGCTCCAGGCGGCGCATGAGCTTCGCCGCGCCGTGGTCGAGCTGGGCTGTGTGGGAGCCGTGACACCGCCACTCGTGGGATCGCGCCTCCTCGATCACCGCGACTTCGAACCGTTCTTCGAAGAGGCCGACCGCCTCCAGGCCGCCATCGCCATCCACGGCGTGACCGGCGTCTACGAGCAGCCCTGGCAGGATCTGTTCGACACATGGTTCGGGTCACGGACCGTAGCGGTTCCCATCTCCTACATGGTCGCGATGACCAGCCTATTCCAGGGCCACATGCTGGAGCGATACCCCCACGTTCGCTTCGGCTTCTTCGAGGCGGGCGGGTGCGGGTGGGTGCCGTACTGGACGGAGCGCCTCGACGACCAGATCGCGACGCGCAGCAAGCAGGACACGCCGGCCAGCGAATACATCCGGCAGGGCCGCCTGTTCTTCTCGTGCGAGCCTGACGAGCGGGGCCTGCCCGACGTCGTCGCGCGGATCGGCGACGGCTGCATCCTGTACGCATCGGACTACCCCCATGGGGACACCAAGTGGCCGAACACGGTCAGCGCCCTTCGCGCGATCCCTGGCCTCGAGGAATCGGCAGCCGAGCGCATTCTGGGCGACAATGCCGGCCATTTCTATCGGTGTCTGGCCGACTGA
- a CDS encoding peptide ABC transporter substrate-binding protein, with product MVFRRGLGAVILVIGSLAACAAPQPQGGSPRSQDAVAAAPKHLTAAIFGEPRHLGTNRTDPGGALGNVPGGEAVEELLQVGLVTINDKGLLEARLAEAVPTFENGLWSLLPDGRMQTTWRIRDGAQWHDGTPVTSDDLIFTATVYRDKEVVEIFPVASIALIEDVQAPDPRTVTVTWSQPFIEADSLFSGVLALPLPKHLLEEAYAEDKAHLMDTPYWTDAFVGTGAYKLKAWAPGSHVGLEAFDRYIMGRPKIDQIEVKFIYDANALIANVASGVVDLTMGRGLDIEQSLSVKEQRADVEPLYAPAGWVPIYPQFVNPSPRVVADVRLRRALLLAIDRQQIVDSVTHGLVPIAHSFVHPSEPLYPAIESSIVRYGYDPRRATELIDDMGYSRGADGMYRDGGGQPLSVELWTTAQRDHHLKSIFPVADNWQRVGVTVETNVVPIQRVPDREYLFNFPAFILIGLGNGLRSADVKRYHSSFAGTAENRYQGGNMARYMNPDLDALVDTYTVTIPVTERGKVLAEIVHHQTDQVTYMGLFFQLRPVIAAQRLVNVTPGHQTGTPAWNAHEWDLR from the coding sequence ATGGTTTTTCGAAGGGGCCTGGGCGCGGTCATCCTGGTCATTGGAAGCCTGGCGGCGTGCGCGGCGCCGCAGCCGCAAGGAGGATCGCCGCGCAGCCAGGACGCGGTCGCAGCCGCCCCGAAGCACTTGACCGCCGCCATTTTCGGCGAGCCGAGGCATCTCGGCACGAACCGGACCGATCCGGGCGGTGCGCTCGGGAACGTGCCCGGCGGAGAAGCTGTCGAGGAGCTGCTTCAGGTCGGACTCGTCACGATCAACGACAAAGGCCTTCTCGAGGCGCGGCTCGCGGAAGCGGTGCCGACCTTTGAGAACGGTCTCTGGTCGTTGCTCCCCGACGGGCGCATGCAGACCACGTGGCGCATCCGCGACGGCGCCCAGTGGCACGATGGTACGCCCGTCACGTCCGACGACCTGATCTTCACGGCCACGGTCTACCGCGACAAGGAGGTTGTGGAGATCTTTCCCGTCGCCAGCATCGCGTTGATCGAGGACGTTCAGGCGCCAGATCCCAGAACGGTGACGGTCACCTGGAGCCAACCGTTCATCGAGGCGGACTCTCTGTTTAGCGGCGTGCTCGCGCTTCCGCTGCCGAAGCACCTGCTGGAGGAGGCGTACGCCGAGGACAAGGCGCACCTCATGGACACGCCGTACTGGACCGACGCCTTCGTCGGAACCGGGGCCTACAAGCTGAAGGCGTGGGCGCCCGGCAGCCACGTCGGGCTCGAGGCCTTCGATCGCTACATCATGGGCAGGCCCAAGATCGATCAAATCGAAGTCAAATTCATCTACGACGCCAACGCGCTGATTGCGAACGTGGCCAGCGGGGTCGTCGATCTCACGATGGGACGCGGGCTGGACATCGAGCAATCGCTCTCCGTCAAGGAACAGCGGGCGGACGTCGAGCCGCTCTACGCTCCGGCCGGTTGGGTGCCGATTTACCCGCAGTTCGTCAATCCGAGCCCGCGCGTCGTCGCGGACGTTCGCCTGCGCCGCGCGCTCCTGCTGGCAATCGACCGCCAGCAGATCGTCGACTCGGTGACGCACGGGCTGGTCCCAATCGCCCACAGCTTCGTGCATCCCTCGGAGCCGCTGTATCCGGCCATCGAATCGAGCATCGTGCGGTATGGGTACGATCCGAGGCGCGCGACAGAGCTCATCGACGACATGGGGTATTCGCGGGGCGCCGACGGGATGTATCGCGACGGAGGCGGTCAGCCGCTATCGGTCGAGCTGTGGACGACCGCCCAGCGGGACCACCATCTGAAGTCGATCTTCCCCGTTGCCGATAACTGGCAGCGGGTCGGCGTCACCGTCGAGACGAACGTGGTGCCAATCCAGCGCGTTCCCGATCGAGAGTACCTCTTCAACTTCCCCGCTTTCATTCTCATCGGGCTGGGCAACGGTCTGCGCTCGGCGGACGTGAAGCGATATCACAGCAGCTTCGCTGGAACGGCGGAGAACCGGTACCAGGGCGGCAACATGGCGCGCTACATGAATCCGGACCTGGACGCCCTGGTGGACACGTACACGGTGACGATCCCTGTGACGGAGCGGGGAAAGGTGCTCGCGGAGATCGTGCATCACCAGACGGACCAGGTAACGTACATGGGCCTGTTCTTCCAGCTTCGACCCGTGATCGCGGCGCAGCGGCTGGTGAACGTGACGCCCGGTCACCAGACGGGCACGCCCGCGTGGAACGCTCACGAGTGGGATCTGCGGTAG